Sequence from the Segatella copri genome:
TACTGGAAGGTGACAGGCGATGACTCCATCTTCGGCGATGTATGGATGAAGGCTGTGGAGAATATCCTGAAGACTTTCCATGAGCAGCAGCGCAAGGTAACCGCCAAGGCATATCACTTTACCCGTGTTTCCGACCGTGCCTTCGATACCATCGGCTGGGACGGTTTCGGTGCTCCGGTGAAACCAGTAGGTCTGATTGCTTCTATGTTCCGTCCATCAGATGATGCCACGATTCTTCCATTCCTCATTCCTTCCAATTTCATGGCAGTATCATCTATGAACAAGGCTGCCGAGATTCTGAAGCATGTGGCTGAGAAGGATGCGGCAAAGAAGGATGCGGCTCTGAAGATTGCCAAGGATTGCAGCAGTCTTGCCGATGAGGTGCAGGGAGCCTTGCAGAAGTATGCCATCTACAACCATCCTAAGTACGGCAAGATTTACGCCTACGAGGTAGATGGTTTCGGCAACCAGCTTCTGATGGACGATTCCAACGTGCCATCTCTCCTGGGTATGGGCTATATGGGCGATGTTCCGATGAACGACCCTATCTATCAGAACACCCGCCGTTTTGTATGGAGCGAGGACAATCCTTGTTTCTTCCGTGGCAAGGCTGGCGAGGGTATCGGTGGTCCTCACATCGGATACGACATGCCATGGCCTATGTCTATCATGATGAAGTGTTTCACTGCCCAGAGCGATGACGAGATTCGTTTCTGCATGAAGATGCTGCTGAACACGGATGCAGGCATGGGCTTCATCCACGAGTCATTCCACAAGGATGATGCATCAAAGTTTACCCGTCCTTGGTTTGCATGGCAGAACACGCTGTTTGGAGAATTAGTGATTAAGCTGATCAACGATGGCAAGGCAGACTTGCTGAACAACTTATAATACACCTTATTATATATAGAGAGAGGATGTGTCATGAGTCCATGGCACATCCTCTTTTTCGTTTCATTAATCGTCCCACAGTTTTCACAGATAACGCAGATTTAGGATTTTAGAATTTGTAAAGAATTACGAGTAAAGGATACCCTCTGAAAAACTGAAGGTTGTGAAGGAAGGGTCACAAAAAAAAACTGAAATCTGAAATTAAAAATTCATTTTTATATGCAGCGTAGAGTAAAAGAGAGGTAATTATCTGATTATTAGAATAATAACCGATATTTATACCAAGTGTTAAAATGCAGTTTTTGACATGAAATTATTATTTTGAAAAAGTGCCTTCAGTCCTTCAGCCAACAACTTTGTCCATTCTTCTTACTTTTTAACCATATTTTAACACTCCAAAAAACTTTGCCTTCAGTTCCTTCAGTTTTCGTGTCTTATTTTTTTGATTTTCCTCATTTCCCAAAGAATCAAGTTTTTTCAATACGCTATTATTTTATCTCACGGAGATATAGTTTTATCTCTCAGAGATATTTTATTATTTCTCAGAGATATTTTATTATTTCTCAGAGATATTTTATTATTTCTCAGAGATATTTTATTATTTCTCAGAGATATTTTCCCTGTCTAATAGCTTCTTTAGAACACCCCCTAAGGAAAAACAAAGAAATTCCGGGAAAAGCTTGCGGGTTTAAAAATAAAGTCGTAACTTTGCGCAAAAGTTCATTTAAAAGACAGATAAGGAATTATGGTAGAGACAAACGATAGAAGATTGCCTGTAGGCATCCAGTCTTTTGAAGAAATCAGAGTGCAAGGATGTCTGTATGTTGACAAGACAGATATTATCTGGCAACTTGCCAACAGAGGAAAGAAGTATAATTACCTGAGCCGCCCTCGCCGCTTCGGTAAATCCGTTCTTGTCGATACGCTCGAATCCTACTTCCTGGGAAAGAAGGAACTCTTTGAGGGATTGAAGATCATGCAGCTGGAGACGGAATGGGTGAAGCGCCCTGTCATCAGACTGGATATGAGTCAAGCTGGTGCTGAGCCGGAAAGTGTACGAAGCTATCTGGACGATGTTTTTCATACCCTTGAAACGGTGTACGGAATTACTGTACGCCCAGACAGTTCTCTAGCCGTAAGATTCAAGAACATCATTGAGTCAGCTTTCAACCAAACCGGACAGCAAGTTGCCATTCTCATCGATGAATACGACTCCCCTTTGCAGCATTCGTGGAAAACTCCGCAGCATGAAGCATGTACCGATATCTATAGAGAAGTATTTGCAGTCTTGAAAGCACAGGATAAATACGAAAAATTTGTCTTCATCACCGGTATCACCAAGTTTACGCAGATTTCTCTTTTCTCAGTGCTCAACAATTTGAGCAACATCAGCTTTGAGCCGGAATACGCTGCTATCTGCGGTATTACGAAGGAAGAAGTTTTACGTGATTTCAAGCCGGAAATCAGTAAATTGGCAGAATACGAAGACTGGACTTACGACGAAGCAGTTGCCAATCTGACGGCATATTATGACGGCTATCATTTCAGTCGCCGCAATATGGTGGATGTCTTCAATCCGTTCAGTCTCATCAATGCCTTGGCAGATTCTGATTTGAAGAACTACTGGGCTTCATCGGGTGCAACCTCGCTGCTGCCTAAGTTTGTGGATGACATGGAAATCAAATTGGGTAATTTTGATAGTTGCGCCATCCTCCGTCAAACCATAGAGACATCGGATGTGACAGGTGGTGGAGCTGAATTGTTTCTCTATCAGTCGGGCTATCTTACGATTAAGGGTTACATAAACGGAACTTATCTTCTTGGCATTCCTAACTTCGAGGTAAGGCAAGCCTTGAATGAAATCGTGTTGCCAACGTTGACCATGCGCAAGAACAATGACCTTCAATCTACCCAGGCATTTCTGAATGCTCACCTCAGCGTAGGCAATCTTCCCGAAGCCATGAAATGCCTGAAGGCGCTCATTGCGGACGTTCCCTACAGCAACAAGAAACTTGCCAGCATGGATATGGAGGAGCGCTATCGTCTGATATTGAGCACAATCTTCAATGCCATCGGTTGCCGGGTGGAAGTAGAGAAGATGATTGCTACGGGCAGGATTGATATGGTGGTGGAAGTCACCAACTTCATCTATGTGCTGGAGTTGAAGCTGAGCAACAACGGTGGCGTGGATGCTGCCACGGAGCAGATAAAAGCCAAGCAGTATGCCGAGCCATTCCAGGCTGATAAGCGAAAAGTAATTGCCCTTGCCATAGAACTGGATGATAAGGGAAAGGGACTGGTTGACTGGAAGGAAGTATAAGATAACAAAAGAAGGGTCTATACGCCACCCGATCATCGTGGCATATAGACCCTTTTCTATTGTTTCTCCCATATACTTCAAAAAACAGCACCGCACCCAAAATGCATCTGTGGAATCCGTGAAATCCGTGGGACAAAGAATTCTGATAATTTACCAAATTCTCGCTCGTTTCTCAGGCTTCAGATAATTCATGTCGCCCCACTTCACGTCAAACAACTCATACCAACGATCACAGTTCATGGTACAACCATTGACACGAGCGAAACTAGGTGCATGAACGTCACCTCCATACATATTCATCAGATAATCATCCGACAATTTAGCTCTCCAAATATTAGCATAAGCCTGGAAGAACCTCTTCTCTTGCTTTACTAACTCCTCACCATAAAACCCTTGTTCCTTCAGTTTCTCCTCGTATACCTGTAAAGACATTTCCAACCCACCGAGATCGGCAATGTTTTCTCCCAGCGTTTGCTCACCATTTACATGATACCCATCAGAATCAACAAAGAGAGGAAGATGATTATAACAATCAACCAACAGATCTGTTTTTTCCTTGAAGGCCATCTGGTCTGATACTGTCCACCAATTTTTAAAGCGACCTACAGCATCAAACAGAGCCCCCTCGTCATCGAAGCCATGGGTTATCTCATGCCCAAATACCGCAACCAAGGCATAAAGCATTGCATCGGATTGACTCTCATCATAGAATGGAGGCAAAATAATATTTGGCAGGACAAAAACAGAATTGCAATACGGATAGTAAAAAGCATTGACTGCTGAAACAGAAAAACCATCCAAATAACAAAAATTACCGATCTCGTCTTTAGGCAATTTGCTGAGTAAAACATGTCTTAAATCATTTTGGCTTTTTCTTACCAAAGCCATATCTTCATACAAGGACTTGCCTGCCAACTGTGGAATTCCTTCTTCATGCCAAGAATCGGATTTGCCTACCAGGAATGTCATTTTTTTTAACTTTTCCAAAGCACTGTTCTTGGTTGTCTGGCTCATCCAGTCAAGTTTTTCAATTCTTCCTCTGAATGTACGACGGAGATTTTCCATCAAGTCTAGTATTTTCTGCCGATATGAATCCTTCAAGTACGTATCACAAAAAGTCTTGGCTGTCGGATAACTCAGTTTATCGTCAATCAAGCCTTTCAACACAGTCTCATCAGTCTTGCCCAAAAGTTTCTGGCAAGCTGTTCGTGAAGCCAAAGCCAAGTCGACCGCCAAACAGCATTCCAAGAGACTAACCACCTTACTGCCTTCACTATCAGATAGTAAAATGTCATCAAAGAAATAACTGGTAGCTCTATCCACATTCAATTTATCCGGTTCAACCCCCAATCCTTCCAAGAGAGCATAAATAATTTGTTCTTCATCACCAGCAGCTCTCGTAAGAAGTTGTTTTACCGAAATTAAATTCTCATGATATTCAGGACTACAGAGTCTCCTCATCCTGCTATTAGCATCTTCCTGTTCTTTAGAAGGCTGCAAAGAGAGTGCTTCCTCAACACGCATAGGAGCCATCTCTTTATCCACTCCCAACTGTATCAACGCCCATTCCAGCCAACTCGCCAATTTGGTATCATCATCGGCAAATTTCGACAAGAGGTCTGACAGTTGATTTTGTGATTCTATAGTATACAAGAATTCTCCATCCAAGACAGTTAGCACCCCTTTCAAAAAAGGCGTATTCCCAGCCTTCAAGCTCTCACCCAAAGCAAACGCCTTCTCTTCCTGAGTATTCATACTTTCCAATGACTGTATCTTTTGCTTCAACTGATTGATAGCATCTGCATCCTCTCCCAACCGTTCGAAATCATCTCTCAGCATTTGGTGTTGTGGGATTTCAAACTTCATTCTTTGCTCAACAGCAGCCTCAGCCTCAGAATACAACAGTCCAACATAATTTTCTCCAGAAATCAGAGGGGTCTTCTCATACCATTTGCCCCAACAATACAGGGCAAAGTTGTCACCAGGCTTTATCTGGGTATTCATGTTTTCATCCAATGTCCAAGGTTTGGCATCTACGGACGAAGGAGCCAAAGATTCATCCTCCTTATCACTGCACGATGCGAAAAAAGACAAGCCTATAGCCAACAAGCCTCCGAATAATAAAAGTTTTTTCTTCATGTTACAATTGATTTTAGAATTTCAAAAAGATAATTACGTAAAAAACAAGAAATTGATAAGATAGACTATTCCTATCCCCAATAGCGCCAACGCAACCAACAACAGGAACAAATAAAGCACCACCCAACAGGCTGTGAATGCCATATATCGAATGGTACGCAACCATGTCATTCCGTAAATGCCACGATAAGTCCAAACCAGATAGTACACCATAGCCCACACGGGCAACGGCAACAACGCAAAAAGCGTATAAAGATAGACAAGAGCCATGTAATGAGCACCTGCCCTCAGAGGATATGAACCGAAATTCACTTTACGAAAGGCACGTCGAGCAGCAAGACCATACATAGGGAAAATGGCAAAAAGAAAGAGTGTCGTATCACTCTCCAGTTTTCCTCTCAAAACTCGCCACAGAGCAGCCATCTTTCCATTATCCATTCGCCCATCATCCTTGCTAGTGATGGTTACTCCCCATTTCTGATATATATATTTTTCTTCCTTACCAGAAGAATCCTTTTTGGAAACAACTTCTTTCTTTTCAGGTTCCACGGTATTGGTCAATTCTTCATAGGTATGCGTGACCAAAGTCAATAAGGAAAATGAAACCAACAAGGTTGTCAATGGTCCCAAATAGCTGACTTGATGCCCACGGAAATAATCACGAATCATATACCCTGGGCGAAAAAGCAACTCAAAGATGGTGCGCATATAGGCATTCGACATGATGGGAGAGGCCTCACGGAAAGTCTTCACCATTCTCCATTTTCCGAATATTCCCGCCGTATGAAACTGTCCGCATCTTGGGCAATAATTGCCACGATACTCCGTGCCACAATGCTTGCATCTTGTGACTGCTTTCGTGTTGGCAGGTATCGGTTTACCCCTTTCGAGATAAACCTGATACCTACGTATCAAGAGAGAGATCTTATTCTTAAGCATTTTCTTACTCCATACATTTCGCGATGAATGACTTTGTTATCTACTTACCAAAAGTCACAAAACTTCCATCGGAATCTTTCTTTTTATCAATAGTATAAGAATAAGAGATTATAACAGGATGCCTATCTACGACATAGTGCTCTACCTTATCCTTGCCTATCGAAATATTTGCACTACTACCATGATTATGGCCTGCAGGTTTAGCACCACTTGCATAATTTGCATAAAAAACGCTTTGTTCAGTATACCCGAACTTGTAATGATCTTTTGCCAACTCTACATTTGCCTTCAAAGAACGCTTTATTGCTATTGTTCCATTAGCTGGCAAACTAGCAAATTTTATCTGCTTTTTCCACTCTCCAGTAATAGTTTCTGTTTGGAGCTTACCTGAAGCATCGGTATACTCAACGGTTACATCACATAAGAGCAGATCACCTTCAGACGGCGTAAAGTAAAACATGGCTGTTCCTGAAGTTGGCACCTCGGTATCCTCCGTAGGAGTTTCTCTTTTAGGAGAATCGTCATCATCACTACTGCAACTAATCAGACTACCAGCAAACAACATAACCAACAAACAGAGCATCATGGCTCTAAATTTCATCATTGTAAAATTCATAATCGATAATTTTTATTGTTAATAAAATAAAGTAGTATTTTGGTCTAAAAACAGAGAGATGCTACTTGAATACTGGGCGCACAGTATAGCCGA
This genomic interval carries:
- a CDS encoding glycoside hydrolase family 125 protein, which gives rise to MRKTILAMALLASMTAMAQENAKVDVHARYTKVVTPVDGKYESKRPPVEDRLFTSTAVEKKIKEVQKLLKKNPKLAWMFANCYPNTLESTVHYRVLENGDDDTFVYTGDIPAMWLRDSGAQVWPYVALANKDEKLKKMLRGVILRQLKCINIDRYANAFNDGPTGAGWVKDRTKMQPDVFERKYEIDSFCYPIRLAYEYWKVTGDDSIFGDVWMKAVENILKTFHEQQRKVTAKAYHFTRVSDRAFDTIGWDGFGAPVKPVGLIASMFRPSDDATILPFLIPSNFMAVSSMNKAAEILKHVAEKDAAKKDAALKIAKDCSSLADEVQGALQKYAIYNHPKYGKIYAYEVDGFGNQLLMDDSNVPSLLGMGYMGDVPMNDPIYQNTRRFVWSEDNPCFFRGKAGEGIGGPHIGYDMPWPMSIMMKCFTAQSDDEIRFCMKMLLNTDAGMGFIHESFHKDDASKFTRPWFAWQNTLFGELVIKLINDGKADLLNNL
- a CDS encoding ATP-binding protein, with amino-acid sequence MVETNDRRLPVGIQSFEEIRVQGCLYVDKTDIIWQLANRGKKYNYLSRPRRFGKSVLVDTLESYFLGKKELFEGLKIMQLETEWVKRPVIRLDMSQAGAEPESVRSYLDDVFHTLETVYGITVRPDSSLAVRFKNIIESAFNQTGQQVAILIDEYDSPLQHSWKTPQHEACTDIYREVFAVLKAQDKYEKFVFITGITKFTQISLFSVLNNLSNISFEPEYAAICGITKEEVLRDFKPEISKLAEYEDWTYDEAVANLTAYYDGYHFSRRNMVDVFNPFSLINALADSDLKNYWASSGATSLLPKFVDDMEIKLGNFDSCAILRQTIETSDVTGGGAELFLYQSGYLTIKGYINGTYLLGIPNFEVRQALNEIVLPTLTMRKNNDLQSTQAFLNAHLSVGNLPEAMKCLKALIADVPYSNKKLASMDMEERYRLILSTIFNAIGCRVEVEKMIATGRIDMVVEVTNFIYVLELKLSNNGGVDAATEQIKAKQYAEPFQADKRKVIALAIELDDKGKGLVDWKEV
- a CDS encoding M13-type metalloendopeptidase, whose product is MKKKLLLFGGLLAIGLSFFASCSDKEDESLAPSSVDAKPWTLDENMNTQIKPGDNFALYCWGKWYEKTPLISGENYVGLLYSEAEAAVEQRMKFEIPQHQMLRDDFERLGEDADAINQLKQKIQSLESMNTQEEKAFALGESLKAGNTPFLKGVLTVLDGEFLYTIESQNQLSDLLSKFADDDTKLASWLEWALIQLGVDKEMAPMRVEEALSLQPSKEQEDANSRMRRLCSPEYHENLISVKQLLTRAAGDEEQIIYALLEGLGVEPDKLNVDRATSYFFDDILLSDSEGSKVVSLLECCLAVDLALASRTACQKLLGKTDETVLKGLIDDKLSYPTAKTFCDTYLKDSYRQKILDLMENLRRTFRGRIEKLDWMSQTTKNSALEKLKKMTFLVGKSDSWHEEGIPQLAGKSLYEDMALVRKSQNDLRHVLLSKLPKDEIGNFCYLDGFSVSAVNAFYYPYCNSVFVLPNIILPPFYDESQSDAMLYALVAVFGHEITHGFDDEGALFDAVGRFKNWWTVSDQMAFKEKTDLLVDCYNHLPLFVDSDGYHVNGEQTLGENIADLGGLEMSLQVYEEKLKEQGFYGEELVKQEKRFFQAYANIWRAKLSDDYLMNMYGGDVHAPSFARVNGCTMNCDRWYELFDVKWGDMNYLKPEKRARIW
- a CDS encoding DUF3667 domain-containing protein yields the protein MLKNKISLLIRRYQVYLERGKPIPANTKAVTRCKHCGTEYRGNYCPRCGQFHTAGIFGKWRMVKTFREASPIMSNAYMRTIFELLFRPGYMIRDYFRGHQVSYLGPLTTLLVSFSLLTLVTHTYEELTNTVEPEKKEVVSKKDSSGKEEKYIYQKWGVTITSKDDGRMDNGKMAALWRVLRGKLESDTTLFLFAIFPMYGLAARRAFRKVNFGSYPLRAGAHYMALVYLYTLFALLPLPVWAMVYYLVWTYRGIYGMTWLRTIRYMAFTACWVVLYLFLLLVALALLGIGIVYLINFLFFT